Genomic DNA from Halorussus rarus:
AGGACGCTGGCGGCGGGTTCGCCGCTGCGCTCGGCGACCTCGACGTCGACGCCCGCCTCCTCCAGCAGCTCCTCGGCGCGCCGGACCGACCCGACCTGCGTCGCCGACGCGCCGCCGGGATTCTCGGTGAAGACGTGGAGCAGGGTCGCCCGTATCTCGCTGTCGGCGGCAGGCAGGTCGACGACCGCCCGGGTCTGCTTGCGCGCTCGCTCGGCACCTTCGTCCACGGCGATGACGACGTGGTACATGTTCGTACCGACGCGGAACGGTGCCTTAGGTGTTGGGCCCGGGCAACTCGGTCGCTCCGGAACGGGCCCGAGCCGCCGCGGTCGGGGCCGCCTCCCGCTCGGCGGTCAGGTGTTCTCGCCGGCGCGCTCGGCGCCGGCCCGCCGGGAGACGAGGACGACCAGCGCCAGCGGGACGCCCAGC
This window encodes:
- a CDS encoding universal stress protein; translated protein: MYHVVIAVDEGAERARKQTRAVVDLPAADSEIRATLLHVFTENPGGASATQVGSVRRAEELLEEAGVDVEVAERSGEPAASVLDFADSEDADCICVGGRSRSPAGKAIFGSVAQSIILQSDRPVLVTGSTEE